The DNA window CCAGGACCACAAGAAGAACCCGGGTCGTTCAATGCCTGCAGGTGCAGAGGTCACGGGAGAAGGCTTGGAGGACGGTAGCTGTCAGAGGGCTGCAGAAGCTTCTGGAGCAGTGGAGAGTGTCCTTGTTGGAGCTCAAGCTCAGTGCCTAAGTGTCTTTGAGCTCAAGCAACAAGCAATTAcagagtgcctactgtgtgcaagcCCTGGAAACAGCATTAAGAAGCCAGACCCACCCTTACCTTCCTACAGTTGAGTGGGGAAGTTGGCCACtgggaaaaaaagcagaagaagctACAGAAATTTGACGGGGCATGTGCTGATTGTAGGCAGGTGGGGTAGAGAGGAAGTGCTGAGGACAAGCAGGAAGTGCTTTTCAGAGCAGGGGCATTTGGCACCGGGTCCTGAAATCTGTTCCGAGGAGTTCCCTGCCGGCAGCGGGAGGCAGGAGATCTACCCGGCATGTTCCCATCAGACATGatctacctcagtttccccagggtGCACACGATGTCAGAGCGCACTCAAGTGGGTTGGTCTAGGTAGCCGTGGAGATGGGCGGCACTGCTGTGTGACCAGGAAGGCCAGCGTACCCCTCCTGGGCCGCAGTTTCCCTGACAGCCGTGGGCCATGTCCTCAGGCTGGAGGGGGCATGgggcgtcctgggatggaacaGGAATGAGCGTGAGGACTGAATTTGGCACAAAATCTCTTCCTGGTGCTCAGCATCGGTTTTCTCGTCTGTGGAATGGGGCGCTAACTCCCCTGGCAGGGAGCTGGGAAGAGCCCGTGGCCTGGtgccacaccccacccccaccccgcgcgGCGTGGCCAtgtgagcctcagtgtcctgCCCTGGGCAGTGGGTCCTGCTCCCGCCTAGGGCTTGGCTGACGTCgggaggggccgggaggggcGAGGGCGCAGGTCGCCCTGGCGCGCCGGGGGGGAGGCGCCAGCCCCGCGGGGCGGGCCGGCGAGCTGCGGGGCCACGCAGAGATCCCGCCTCCCGCGCGCCCGCACCCGCGGTGCCGCCCCGCCGCGGCGCCGGCAACTTTGGGATGGAGTTTGTGTGGACGCTGTGGCTCTGCCTGGCGCTGGCGCTGGGGCCGGGGCCCGCCGGGGGCCACCCGCAGCCGTGCGGCGTCCTGGcgcgcctggggggctcggtgCGCCTGGGCGCCCTCCTGCCCCGCgcgcccgccgcccgcgcccgcgTCCTCGCCGCCCTGGCCCGGGCCGCCCTGGCGTCGCGGCTGCCGcacaacctgagcctggagcTGGCGGCCGCCGCGCCCCCTGCCCGCGACCCCGCCTCGCTGGCCCGCGGCCTGTGCCAGACGCTGGCGGCCCCGGGCGTGGCGGCCGTGCTGGCCTTCCCGGAGGCGCGGCCCGAGCTGCTGCAGCTGCACTTCCTGGCGGCGGCCACGGAGACCCCCGTGCTCAGCGTGCTGCGGCGGGAGGCGCGCGCGCCCCTCGGGGTCCCGGTACGCGGGGACGCAGGGATCCGGAGGAGGAGGGGCGCGCCGGGGCGCCCCTGGGGCGTGGGGACCGGGGGTCCGACGCCAGAGCCGCCGGGGCGCACGGGACCGGATTCCGGACGGCGGAGACAGGAggcccccatcccccgcccccggGATGCCCAGGAGTCCAGAGGGCGTCCCCGGGGCGGCTCGCGGGACCCATTTGGACCCCTGGGCCCCGGATGCCCCCCGAGCGAGGGAACCTGAACCAGCGACGGGACCGTGAGATGCTTCTGGACCTGGGATGGCGAAACCCGCACGAGGGTCCCTCCGGGGCACGCAGCTCCCGTGCAGACCCGTTTCCTGGGCCTCGGTGACGGAGTCTGGCTGGCCACCGTCTGCTAACGGTCAGAGGCGCCCTCGCCATGCGGAGCAGGGTCCCTTGCCCGCGGAGGGCTTCTCCGCGTTCCCGCCCCCCGGCCGAGGGCTGGACGGGAAGCAGGTCTCCAGGCTCCATCTCCGGGGCGCGGGTGGGGGGTGCAGTTCCATCGGCTGCTGGAGGGTCTTCCCAGCCTCCTCCGGGTGGGCTGTCACTCAAACCTCTCCATCCCCGGGGATGGGGGGTTCCAGCCCTGGGCCTGGATTCGCCTGAATAAGGAGAAGATGGGATACGGAGGAGAAACGGGTGACGGACAGGGCTCTGGGCGGCCCCGGGAAAGACCCCTCCCTGGGCAGCAAGGAAGGGTCCCGGGTAGGGATACGGGGAAGAGTAGGGCCTCCCTTCAAACCCACCTTGAAGCCCCCTCCAGGGCTTCCCTCGCctcggggaggggggtggggtccCTAGAGGAGGCCTGGGGTCTCACAAACGCAGCTGTCCCAGTGTCGaggcagccccctgcccccccccccccccccccgcagggaAGATGCAGAACCCAAACCCGGGCCTGTGGCGCCCTCTGCTGCCGCCTCCAGGAACTGAGGCTCTGCCGTTGTAACTCCGTCTTTCCGGAAGGATTAAACAGCACCCCCAGCCCTCCGCATCCTGTCCCCACCTTTGTAAAACCTTAGAGGTCTGGCAAGCTATCTCGTCCTTCGCAGGCTAGAGGCAAATCCAGGAGCACTTTCTGGGTGCCACTGGGCACAGAGAGGCCCTCAAATCCCCAGCTTGCCAGGGAAGTCTAAATAGAGGGGGGCGATggagctgggttttgaaggatgtaTAGGAGTTGGctggcacagagggagaaagggattcTAGCTGTGAAATGCAAAAAGCCTCAAGGTGGGGCATTACCAGGGTGGCCAGAGCGAGAGAGCAGGCCCTGAATGTCAGGCCAAGGAGGCTGGGCTTTGTGTGGATGGCAGTGGGGAAATAAAGAAGGTTTAGAGCAGGGGTGGGCTGGAGGGGGCAGGCATGCTGTCCAGTTCTGAAGGGGACGTCTCTTTATTGAACACCTGCTGATGGGTGTGGGAAGGGTATGGTGGGTCCCAGGTCGCCAGCCCTAACTGTGACACACCCCCTTGCCAGAACCCGTTCCACCTACAGCTGGACTGGGCCAGTCCCCTGGAGACGCTGCTGGACGTGCTGGTGGCTCTGCTGCGGGCGCACGCCTGGGAGGAGGCCAGCCTGGTGCTCTGCCGTATGCGGGACCCTGCTGGCCTGGTGGCCCTCTGGACAGCCCGAGCCGGCAGGGCCCCAAAGCTGGTGCTGGACTTGAGTCGGCCAGACACAGGCGCCAAGGGGCTGCAGGCACGCCTGGCCCCCCTGGGGGCTCCAGCAGGGGGCTCGGCTCCCGCCCCCGCGGCTGTGCTCCTGGGTTGCAGCCCCGCCCGCGCATGGCAGGTGTTGCAGGCCGTACCCCCCGGCCCTCCCCACTGGCTGCTGGGCACGCCACTGTCCGCCGAGGTCCTGCCCTCTGAGGGCCTGCCTCTGGGGCTGCTGGCCCTGGGCGAGGTGGCCCGGCCGCCACTGGAGGCCGCTGTTCACGACGCTGTGGAGCTGGTGGTGCGAGCCCTGGGTCATGCCGCGCGGGTGGAGCCGGAGCACGCCCTCCTGCCCACCACGGTCAACTGCAACGACCGGCAGCTGGCCGGGCCCGCGTCCTCCGGCCGCCTCTTGGCGCGGTGAGTGAGGACCCCATCGTGTGTGTGCAGGTGGGGGGGGGTTCCGGGCCCCACATCCGCTCGCCTCCATTTGGGCACCGTGGGAGCATCTGCATGGGATACTTGCTGTATGCCGGGGCTGGCCCCTCCCCAGGAGGCTGTTTATGGCGCAGGCAGACGCAGAGCCGGAGGAAGGGGTCGGGCGaggggctcagggtcctgggagagaaacatgaagggcaggggcaggggaggggtgaggcTGGCAGGGATGCGTTCCTGCCTGATCCCTCGGGAGCCCTGCAGGGTGGACAGCGTCCCAGCACCAGGTGGCTTCACCCAGGCTTCTCAAGTGGGCAATCGTTGGCTTTGGGCCAGAGACATTGTCACTAGTTCACGACGTGGGTGCCTGGCTGGTCAGGGGCCTGGTAGGGGGTACACAGCAGCATCCTCCGTGGTCCCCGCCGTATGCTCAGAGAGGTGACCCCCGTGGGGGTTGAGCTCGGCTGGAGGACTCCTGACCACCAGCCCAGGCTGCCTGACCCTGGCCCcctgctgccccccgccccccaggtcCCTGGCCAACACGTCCTTCCGGGGCCGCACGGGACCCGTGTGGGTAAGCCGCTCTTCCCAGGTACACATCTCCCGGTACTTCCGAGTGTGGAGCCTGCGCCAGGACCCGCGGGGTGCCCCGGCCTGGGCCACCGTGGGCAGCTGGCGGGCTGGGCGGCTGGAGTCTGGGCCAGGCGGCGCCGCCGCacagcccccaccctccccaggagCCCGAGCACGGCCCAAGCTGCGCGTGGTGACACTGGTGGAGCATCCCTTCGTGTTTGCCCGGGAGCCGGACGAAGACGGGCAATGCCCCGCGGGGCAGCTGTGCCTGGCCCCCGGCACCAACGACTCGGCCACCCTCGATGCGCTGTTCGCCGCACTGGCCAACGGCTCGGTACCCCGCGCCCTGCGCAGGTGCTGCTTCGGCTACTGTATCGACCTGCTGGAGCGCCTGGCGGACGACACACCCTTCGACTTCGAGCTGTACATCGTGGGTGACGGCAAGTATGGCGCCCTGCGGGACGGCCGCTGGACTGGCCTGGTGGGGGACCTGCTGGCCGGCAGGGCGCACATGGCCGTCACCAGCTTCAGCATCAATTCGGCCCGCTCCCAGGTGCTGGACTTCAGCAGCCCCTTCTTCTCCACCAGCCTGGGTATCATGGTGCGGGCCCGTGACACGGCCTCGCCCATCGGTGCCTTCATGTGGCCGCTGCACTGGTCCATGTGGCTGGGCGTCTTTGCTGCCCTGCACCTCACGGCGCTCTTCCTCACACTGTACGAGTGGCGCAGCCCCTACGGCCTCACGCCCCGTGGCCGGAACCGGGCCACCGTGTTCTCCTACTCCTCGGCCCTCAACCTCTGCTATGCCATCCTCTTCGGACGCACCGTGTCCAGCAAGACGCCCAAGTGCCCCACGGGACGTCTGCTCATGAACCTGTGGGCCatcttctgcctgcttgtgctgtccaGCTACACGGCCAACCTGGCCGCCGTCATGGTCGGGGACAAGACCTTCCTGGAGCTGTCGGGGATCCATGACCCCAAGGTGGGCGGTTATGGGCCCCGGAGGTCCAAGCTGGGGGGTCGCCCGCTCCCCCAGCTCCCATCCCAAGACACAGACACGTGCAGCTGCCTGCTGCGGAAAACGTTCCTAGAGCATTTGCTGTGTGCCGGCCTCAGGGGCCCAGCTGGGACAAAACCCGCGGAGGCTGCACACTGCAGGGGAGGTGTCAAGAAGCAAAACAAGCCAGCTGGGTGGTGTGTGAGGTGGCTATCCAGTGTCAGGGAGGAAATAAGGCAGTGTGGGGACACAGGAAGTACTGGGAGGCACATCTCAAATGGGATGAGGGAATCCTCTGGGAGGCGGTGACATTGAAGGCACTTTTCTGTAGATATCAGGGAGGAATGTtgggagagaaagcacagcaggtgcaaaggccctggggcaggagcagagtgGGAGGAGGCACAGGGCACACCCTGCAGGGAGTCCAGAGCAGTTCCTCCTGGGACAGAACTTCCCCAAActtcccccattctctccttCATGGCCCTGGAGGGCTGAGCCCAGGTGGGCCCCAGTCTAggtatttcttttaatgaaacatttgaaatactttttttttttttttttaatttatttgacagagatcacaagtaggcagagaggcaggcacagagagaggaaggaaagcaggctccctgctgagcagagagccctgtggggctcgatcccagaaccctgagatcctgacctgagctgaaggtagaggcttcaagccactgagccacgcaggcgccccattTGAAACGTGGTTGAGTAGGGAGTAATGAGTGCCAGGAATGAGCCCATCCTCCAGCTCCAAAATCAACTCCCAGCCAGGTTCCCCCCCAGGACAGCCCCAGCCTCTGGATTCTTTGTCTTTTCACCATGATTATTCTGGAAGGTCTCGCACATCAGGGTCCCCTCTTCCCAGTGCTCTCCCTCCTGCCACCCACGCTTTGTTTGAATCTGGGTCCTAAACACACACCACTGCAGGTCGATTTCCTCCCCAGTTACTGTGCCCCAGAAATTGGTGCTGCAGAAATTTTTTGTCCAGTAGCGGCTCCCACAGTTGGGACCAGGCTGTGTCCTGGGGTGCTTAGCCTGCTCTGCGGCACCCCAGGCCCCACATCCTTTGTAAAGGGGGAACGAAACCTAGACCCAAAGCTGTCTGGTGGGCTGGCCACTCACCACCTTCACAAATTAACCGGCTGCAAGTGCTTGGCGGCCACTTGAGAACAGCGCAAATCCAGAACGTTCTAGACGGCACTGATCCAGAGGCTCCCATTCAGGTCTGGCATTTTCGGGGTGCTGTAGCCACATCCGGAGGCCTGGGTCAGTGTGCCCGCTCACTCACCCGCTAGGAGTTTGCAGGACTGCGCGGGGAGGCCAGGGCAGAGGGGACTGTCCCCGGAGAGCTGGGGGGCTGAGCGGTGGGCGGGTTCCGGGACGCTCGGGAGAGAAGAGGCAGTACAGGGTCAACTTGACCGGGGCAGGAAGACCCAGGAGGCCAGGTGTAGGGGTCCGCTGGGGACAGAGTCCCGTGAGAGCCCAGGAGAGCCGTGGAGGACgtggtgggaaggggaggaggtcTGGGGTTCAGGGCCGGGTCTGCGCGGAGATGGACACGTGGGCGTTTAGAACAGCGGCTCTCACCCTGCGACCCTGCCCCGGGGGACAGTGGGCCCCGTCGGGTGACCCCACGACTGGGGAGCTCCTGGAGTCGagtgggtggggcagggctgcTGCCGGACCCCGCGGAGCCCAGAGAAGCCCCCAGGTGGTCGCGCCCCAGTCAGGCGGCAGCGGGAGAAGCCGGGGGAGAGCCGGGGAAGGGGGTGCACGGAGAGGCCGGCCGGGCGAGCGCCGGGGCCGACGCGCTGCCCCACCCCGCAGCTGCACCACCCGTCCCAGGGCTTCCGCGTGGGCACCGTGTGGGAGAGCAGCGCCGAGGCCTACATCAAGAAGAGCTTCCCCGACCTGCACGCGCACATGCGGCGCCACAGCGCGCCCACCACGCCGCACGGCGTCGCCATGCTCACGTGAGGCCCCGCggcgggcggggcgcggcgggccGGCAGgatgcgggggcgggggcggccgcctgggtgggaggggcagctggggcggggcggggccggggggcgggaGGTAGGGCTCGGCGCTGCTCTCCCACACGGTGCCCACGCGGAAGCCCTGGGACGGGTGGTGCAGCTGCGCGGTGGGGCAGGatgcggggggcggggccgaggggcaggttgcggggggcggggccgaggggcAGGATGCGGGGGCGGCCGCCCTGGTGAGCGGGGAAcctggggcggggccgggcgtctgggtgggaggggcacctggggcggggcagggcggaCGGAAGGacgcggggggcggggccgacGGGCAGGATATGGGGGCGCGGCGGGGCACCTAAGGCAAGGGGAGGCCTCTCCCCCCACTGCGCGACCCCCGCAGGAGCGACCCCCCCCAAGCTCAACGCCTTCATCATGGACAAGTCACTCCTGGACTACGAGGTCTCCATCGACGCCGACTGTAAACTGCTGACCGTGGGCAAGCCTTTCGCCATGGAGGGTGAGGGGCCTCCAGGACCAGTGGCCCCGGGGCGGCTCCTCTGGGGCTGTGTCCAGCTTGGCCCCAACCCAACCCCTGGCCTCCCCCAGGCTACGGCATCGGACTCCCTCAGAACTCGCCGCTCACCTCCAACCTGTCCGAGTTCATCAGCCGCTACAAGTCCTCCGGTTTCATCGACTTGCTGCACGACAAGTGGTACCGGATGGTTCCTTGTGGGAAGCGCGTCCTCGCCGTTACAGAGGTGGGGAGGGCCGGGGACCCGGGGCGGGGCTAGGCACGGGGCGGGGGGCCCTGAGCCTGCATGGGCCTCTAGTGAGGTGGTCAATCTCGCTGCCCAGAATCGTGCACAGCGGCTTCTACGAAAGCCCAGCTCCAGCGCTCCCCGGGCAACCTGGCCGCccgcccacccccctccccgacGCGCAAGGCCAGCCTCACCAATCCGGCTCCGCAGCCCCAGGCTCCTCTCGGGGCGGGCCTGGGTCCCGCGCCCCGCCAGGGCTCCGCGCGGGTCCGGGCCTGCCCGTGAAGGGTTTGTGCCCACGTGTCACCCCCAGACGCTGCAGGTGGGCATCTACCACTTCTCGGGACTCTTCGTGCTGCtctgcctggggctgggcagCGCTCTGCTCAGCTGCCTGGGCGAGCACGTCTTCTACCACCTGGTGCTCCCGCGTATCCGCAGGGGCAAGAAGCTGCAGTACTGGCTGCACACGAGCCAGGTGAGCGACCGGAGGCgcgagccgggggtggggggtgggggtgggggtggggcgggcagcATCCCCTGACCCCGACCGAGCCTCTGGGCTTGCAGAGAATCCACCGCGCCCTCAACACAGAGCCGCCAGGAGCCGAAGAGCCAGGCCCCAGGTAAAgggccccaccccctcccaaccGCTGCGACCCTAGACCTCCCCCGCGGGACAGGGCCGCTCTGTCGCCCCGAGACCCTGACCCCAGGAGCAAAGTGGACGTGCGCGCCGGGGGTTACGGACCCAGCCCCTAACATCGCACGTCCCCAGGGCTCTGGAGGACCAGCAGCAGGACGCACCGGCAGCGTCTGCGGGCGCGGCGAGCTGGACCCGGGTGCGCCGGGCCGTGGCGAGGGAGCGTCGCGTGCGCTTCCTGCTGGAGCCCGCAGAAGCCGCCGCGGCGCCTGACTCGGAGGAGGCGGGGCGGCCAGAGGGCCCGGTCTGGCTGTGTTCCAACGGCCGCCTACCAGCTGTGCTGCCCTCGGGCCCTCCCGGTCCCGGCGAGCTGCAGGAGCTGGAGCAGCGCATCGAGAGTGCGCGGGAGCGGCTCCGCCAGGCCCTGGCGCGGCGAGGCGAGCTGCTGGCCCAGCTGGGGGACGGGGACCGGCCTCTGCGCCTGCTCCGAAGCACCTGAAGGCGCTCGACGACTCTGGGAACGCACCCCCTGTCCGGCGCAGGCACCCCCTCCCCGGGCCCTGCCCAATCGGCCCCCACCCCGGAGCCTGCGCGAAGCCCCGCCCCAAGCCCGCGGCACCTCCCCGCCCGCGCAGCAGACGCTCCGCCCGCCGTGAACAGTTTATTCTATATACAAACACAATTTTGTACACTGCATTAAATAGAATGGAATGAGCGCTCTCTGCATTCCTCACCGAGTGATTTCGTCCGGCCACCAGCCCtgtcccactcccaccccagcagGGCTGGAGCCCCGCGCCCGGCCACCGCCCTCCATGTTGGCGCTTGTGCGCGGCATCCCCGAGCCCGAGGCGCGAGCTCTGCCCTCCCGGGACCCCAGCCCTGGTACACACACCTGGGGTCAGGGGCCGTGGAAAAGGCACTGAGCATGAGGAGCACCAGCGGAGCGGGCCGGGACCGCGAGGGTGGCCCCCGCCGGCGTTCACCTTGTTGGAGACCTGCCCTGCTCTGTGACTGAGGAACAGCTCACTTCACAGGGTTCACCAGCCCTTTCAGGAACCTTCCAtggagcccccacccccccactttgGCCTGCCACGATTCACTGGCTGAGGGGCCCACCACTAGCAGCAGGGACAGGCCTCCAGCAGGCCCCACACTAGGGAAGAGAAGCCCCTCTGGGCAAACCCGATGACCCTGACACCACCCAAAGCAGGCTGGGCCACCCCAAGAACCCCCCGGGACAGCCTCCCTGATAGGAGGGCTCCAGCCAGGTGGGCCTACATGGCCAGGGAGGGGGCGGTCAGTTGCCCAAGGCTCAGGAACCAACCTCTGGGGATGGGTCCActggggctgtgggggggggggtgggcccACTCACCCCGGCAGCTGGGGGCGCTGTATCACGTGCcagggggttgctggagggggcaCTGTCCTGGGGGACTCGGGAGAGCCCCCCACCAGGGCTCAGCGGACCAGTGGGCCGCCGCTCCAGGAGGGAGGCACTGAGGCCAGACAGGAAGGAGGCGTCTGTGATCATGGCAGCCGTTTCTGCCATCCAGCCCAGGTCCCCACTGGCTGCCGCGGCCACCGAAGCTGCCGCAGCTACCAGAGAGCTGGGCGCCTCAGCCACGGGACTGGGGCCCCCACTACCGCCCGGCATGCTAGGGCCCAGGGCGGGCGGTTGGCCAGCAGGGTCAGGGGTGGCGGCCGGGGAGCCCCCGTTGTTGTTCAGGTCATCGGGAAGCGCCGTGGGGGCTCCGGCGCCCAGCGGTGGGGTCTGCAGCAGCATCTCTTGGATTCGGATCTGCTGCAGGATGGCGGGCAGCTCGTAGTGGTGGAAGAAGTAGATCATGGAATGCTGGGGGTGCGGGGGGCTCTGGGTCAGGCCAGCATCCGGAGCCAGAACCCCGGCCCCCCGTGGAACCCGGCATAGGCCAGACGCCCCCATGGAGAGCGGGGCAGGCTCCTCACCTGGATAAAGAGCCAGGAAGTAACCAGGGCCAGGCTGCTGTACTGGCCGTTGAAGCGGTAGTGGTAGGCGTAGAAGGCGAAATGGTACAGGTAGAAgaagcggcgggggggggggggcacagtgag is part of the Mustela nigripes isolate SB6536 chromosome 2, MUSNIG.SB6536, whole genome shotgun sequence genome and encodes:
- the GRIN3B gene encoding LOW QUALITY PROTEIN: glutamate receptor ionotropic, NMDA 3B (The sequence of the model RefSeq protein was modified relative to this genomic sequence to represent the inferred CDS: substituted 1 base at 1 genomic stop codon), with product MEFVWTLWLCLALALGPGPAGGHPQPCGVLARLGGSVRLGALLPRAPAARARVLAALARAALASRLPHNLSLELAAAAPPARDPASLARGLCQTLAAPGVAAVLAFPEARPELLQLHFLAAATETPVLSVLRREARAPLGVPNPFHLQLDWASPLETLLDVLVALLRAHAWEEASLVLCRMRDPAGLVALWTARAGRAPKLVLDLSRPDTGAKGLQARLAPLGAPAGGSAPAPAAVLLGCSPARAWQVLQAVPPGPPHWLLGTPLSAEVLPSEGLPLGLLALGEVARPPLEAAVHDAVELVVRALGHAARVEPEHALLPTTVNCNDRQLAGPASSGRLLARSLANTSFRGRTGPVWVSRSSQVHISRYFRVWSLRQDPRGAPAWATVGSWRAGRLESGPGGAAAQPPPSPGARARPKLRVVTLVEHPFVFAREPDEDGQCPAGQLCLAPGTNDSATLDALFAALANGSVPRALRRCCFGYCIDLLERLADDTPFDFELYIVGDGKYGALRDGRWTGLVGDLLAGRAHMAVTSFSINSARSQVLDFSSPFFSTSLGIMVRARDTASPIGAFMWPLHWSMWLGVFAALHLTALFLTLYEWRSPYGLTPRGRNRATVFSYSSALNLCYAILFGRTVSSKTPKCPTGRLLMNLWAIFCLLVLSSYTANLAAVMVGDKTFLELSGIHDPKLHHPSQGFRVGTVWESSAEAYIKKSFPDLHAHMRRHSAPTTPHGVAMLTXATPPKLNAFIMDKSLLDYEVSIDADCKLLTVGKPFAMEGYGIGLPQNSPLTSNLSEFISRYKSSGFIDLLHDKWYRMVPCGKRVLAVTETLQVGIYHFSGLFVLLCLGLGSALLSCLGEHVFYHLVLPRIRRGKKLQYWLHTSQRIHRALNTEPPGAEEPGPRALEDQQQDAPAASAGAASWTRVRRAVARERRVRFLLEPAEAAAAPDSEEAGRPEGPVWLCSNGRLPAVLPSGPPGPGELQELEQRIESARERLRQALARRGELLAQLGDGDRPLRLLRST